One genomic window of Conger conger chromosome 9, fConCon1.1, whole genome shotgun sequence includes the following:
- the atp6v1c1b gene encoding V-type proton ATPase subunit C 1-B — translation MTEFWLISAPGEKTCQQTWDKLMVATTRNNNLSTNNKFNIPDLKVGTLDVLVGLSDELAKLDAFVESVVKKVAQYMADVLEDSRDKVQENLLANGVDLITYITRFQWDMAKYPIKQSLKNISEIISKQVTQIDNDLKARASAYNNLKGNLQNLERKNAGSLLTRSLADIVKKEDFVLDSEYLITMLVVVPKVSYADWQKTYETLAEMVVPRSTNLLFEDQESGLFSVTLFRKAIDDFRHKARENKFTVRDFQYNEEEMKADKEEMTRLSTDKKKQFGPLVRWLKVNFSEAFIAWIHIKALRVFVESVLRYGLPVNFQAMLLQPNKKNVKKLREVLYDLYKHLDSSAAAIIDASMDIPGLNLSQQEYYPYVYYKIDCNLLDFK, via the exons ATGACCGAGTTCTGGCTGATCTCTGCGCCCGGGGAAAAGACCTGCCAGCAGACCTGGGACAAGCTGATGGTGGCCACCACCCGCAACAACAACCTCTCCACCAACAACAAGTTCAACATCCCTGACCTCAAG GTGGGAACACTGGATGTCTTGGTGGGGTTGTCAGATGAGTTGGCCAAACTGGACGCTTTTGTCGAGAG TGTGGTAAAGAAGGTGGCCCAGTACATGGCTGATGTTCTGGAGGACAGTCGAGACAAAGTCCAGGAGAACCTGCTGGCCAATGGGG TGGACCTCATCACCTACATAACCAGGTTTCAGTGGGACATGGCCAAGTATCCCATCAAGCAGTCTCTGAAGAACATCTCTGAGATCATATCCAAG CAAGTGACACAGATCGACAATGACTTGAAGGCTAGGGCGTCGGCCTACAACAACCTGAAGGGGAACCTACAGAACCTGGAGAGGAAGAATGC ggggagctTGTTGACACGGAGTTTGGCTGACATTGTGAAGAAAGAAGACTTTGTTCTTGATTCGGAGTACCTGATCACCATGCTGGTGGTCGTTCCCAA AGTAAGTTATGCTGACTGGCAGAAGACATACGAAACGCTTGCAGAAATGGTGGTGCCTCGATCGACTAA CCTGCTGTTTGAGGACCAGGAGAGTGGCCTGTTCAGTGTCACTCTCTTCAGGAAGGCCATCGATGACTTCAGACACAAGGCCAGAGAGAACAA GTTCACGGTGCGAGACTTCCAGTACAATGAGGAGGAGATGAAGGCCGACAAGGAGGAAATGACCCGCCTCTCCACCGACAAGAAGAAGCagttt GGGCCGCTGGTTCGATGGCTGAAGGTGAACTTCAGCGAAGCTTTCATTGCGTGGATCCATATAAAAGCTCTAAGGGTTTTTGTGGAGTCTGTCCTCAG GTACGGGCTGCCCGTCAACTTCCAGGCCATGCTGCTCCAGCCCAACAAGAAGAACGTGAAGAAGCTGCGGGAGGTGCTGTACGACCTGTACAAGCACCTGGACAGCAGCGCGGCGGCCATCATCGAC GCATCTATGGACATCCCAGGTCTGAATCTTAGTCAGCAGGAGTACTACCCCTATGTCTACTACAAGATCGACTGTAACCTTCTGGACTTCAAATAA